DNA from Streptomyces rishiriensis:
CCAGCGTGGGCGCCAGCCGCCCGGTCACCCGCACCCGTGTGGACGGCAACAGCCCCAGCCACGAGACCCCGGGCCGCACCCCCGGGCCCCGCACACCACCGGCCTCGGGCCGATCGGCGCCCTCCGCGGCACCCCCGAGAGCTTGACGGCCCGGCCCCCGATCACCCGGCACCTGACTGCCCGGCACCTGGCTGCCCTCGGGGTTCGCCCATCTCGCACCCGCGCCCCAGCGTGAACCGGCGTCCACCACCAGCAGCACCGGAGCCCGCGTCGCCACGGCCGTCCGGGCCGCCCCCTCGACGCTGCGCACCTCGGCGTCGATCAGGACGGACTCCGGGGTCACCTGGTTTCCTCTGACACGGGGCCGGGTGAGTCGTGGGTCGGAGGTGATCTCGATCTCGGCGGTGACGGTCGCGTACTCCCGCGCCAACTCCGGCACCGGCCCCCGGCGCAGATCGGCCCCGTGCAGCCCGGCCGACGCGGCAGCCGCGCCCACGCAGAGCAACGAGGCGGCGACCGTGACCCGGGGCCATGCACGCCCACCGGCAACAGGCCCCGCACCGCGCTCCGCCGCACGCCGCCGCACGATCAGCAGGGCACCGGCGGCCAGCAGGCAGACGGCGACGACGCCACCCACCAGTGCCGGGGCCGCGTCCAACGTCAGCGCCGCCGTCGCCCAGGCCGCCAGTGCGGGTGGTACGAGCCGTAGATCCACCGGCCCTTCCTGACGCGGATGGGCATCGCCCAGCCGCTTCCCGGAGGCCGCGTGCACAGGCCGGCGGGCACTGGATCCGGGTCCGGCTCGAACTCCGCCGGCCTCGGTGTCCTCGCGCTTCATGGCCGCACGAGATTCCGCAGGTCGGCGAAGCGTCGCTCGCCGATGCCGTTGACCTCGCGCAGTTCGTCCACCGACCGGAAGCCACCGTGCCGCGCCCGGTAGTCGATGATGTGCTGCGCCAGCACCGGTCCCACGCCGGGCAGCGTGTCGAACTGATCCGCGGTGCCCGTGTTGAGGGAGACGGGGACCGGGGGCCCGGCCCCCATGCCGGCACCGGTGGAACCGGCCGACGACGACCCCGCTCCCGTCCCCGCGGCTCCGGCCGGCGGGGCGGGGCCACCGACGACGACCTGCTCTCCGTCCACCAGGAAACGCGCGCGGTTGAGACCGTCGGTGTCGGTGCCCGGCCGCACACCACCGGCCGCGCCCAGTGCGTCGACCACCCGTGAACCGGCCGGTAGGCGGTGAATGCCGGGCTTCCTCACCTTCCCGCTCACGTCCACCACGATCTCGGCCCCGGTCGTACTCCCGGCGCCCGGCG
Protein-coding regions in this window:
- a CDS encoding helix-hairpin-helix domain-containing protein, which gives rise to MRRADGGAGADGDVDGDVTVDKIRSGSTPRVAGPWQERVGLALRERMPVWLLARCGLERRSVLALSVLLVVAAAFAVQHFWVGRAQPVRPPEVVRAAIPYAAGELNPAAGPAPSAESPGAGSTTGAEIVVDVSGKVRKPGIHRLPAGSRVVDALGAAGGVRPGTDTDGLNRARFLVDGEQVVVGGPAPPAGAAGTGAGSSSAGSTGAGMGAGPPVPVSLNTGTADQFDTLPGVGPVLAQHIIDYRARHGGFRSVDELREVNGIGERRFADLRNLVRP